Proteins co-encoded in one Fusarium musae strain F31 chromosome 3, whole genome shotgun sequence genomic window:
- a CDS encoding hypothetical protein (EggNog:ENOG41), which translates to MSAIYSEAQVAGFLKHLQIPQEFYVGNEAILDHAFLKVLHQHMIATVPYDNLTLHYSSHRNITLEPQALYKKIVGDGRGRGGYCMESNLFFCYMLRALGFQVYPVGVRVRLRNNGIPFGGYPGWVHIVNIVTLPDNSRWVMDASFGGDGPTQPMPLVEGAEWHNMGTQTARLIKDFIPGQTELTSGRRLWIYQCRNSPDLPWTSFYAFSHSVEWLPADFEITNCYTGTSPRSFQTSTVLIVKFLLRESKTSPTGEEIYGKRMLINDVVKENPGGKTKVLKELKTEDERVEALKEYFDIDLTTEEREAIKGFQTEIKSE; encoded by the coding sequence ATGTCAGCCATATATTCTGAGGCCCAGGTCGCTGGGTTCCTCAAACATCTTCAAATCCCTCAAGAATTCTACGTGGGCAATGAAGCTATTCTGGACCATGCGTTTCTCAAAGTGCTACATCAGCATATGATCGCAACAGTCCCATATGATAACTTGACGCTGCATTACTCGTCACATCGCAACATCACTCTCGAGCCTCAAGCTCTGTACAAAAAGATCGTGGGGGACGGGCGCGGAAGAGGAGGTTACTGCATGGAGAGTAACCTCTTTTTCTGTTACATGCTGAGAGCCCTTGGTTTCCAAGTATATCCCGTCGGTGTGCGAGTTCGTCTGCGAAACAACGGCATTCCTTTTGGTGGTTACCCTGGGTGGGTTCACATTGTCAACATTGTAACTCTACCTGACAATTCTCGCTGGGTTATGGATGCTTCATTTGGCGGCGACGGCCCAACACAGCCCATGCCTTTGGTCGAGGGCGCTGAGTGGCACAATATGGGCACACAAACCGCACGTCTTATCAAGGACTTCATTCCCGGCCAGACAGAGCTCACATCCGGCCGCCGTCTCTGGATCTACCAGTGCCGCAACTCTCCCGACCTGCCCTGGACCAGCTTCTATGCTTTCAGTCACTCAGTTGAATGGCTGCCAGCCGATTTCGAGATCACCAACTGCTACACGGGCACAAGCCCACGCAGCTTCCAGACATCGACGGTTCTGATTGTCAAGTTCCTTCTAAGAGAGAGCAAAACGTCACCAACGGGCGAGGAGATCTACGGGAAACGAATGCTGATTAACGATGTGGTTAAGGAGAACCCTGGAGGTAAGACAAAGGTTCTGAAAGAGTTGAAGACGGAGGACGAGAGAGTGGAGGCGTTGAAGGAGTATTTTGATATTGATTTAACGACGGAAGAGAGGGAGGCTATCAAGGGTTTCCAGACTGAGATTAAGAGCGAGTAG